In Penaeus vannamei isolate JL-2024 unplaced genomic scaffold, ASM4276789v1 unanchor829, whole genome shotgun sequence, one genomic interval encodes:
- the LOC138861085 gene encoding DNA-directed RNA polymerase II subunit RPB1-like, which yields MRRGLAQKLPTSIFIKMECFYLCIGTLDNMDEAVERERAYENTTTTKANTTEIYPDTIEANVYTTRHILTLQKPMFTPRGISSISRDYRSLCLHHEAYANITKNNVYATEACPNTTEAYVYTTRHILTPQNPMRAPQRHPLTPQKSNTTESYAYTTRHILKPQNPVSTPQRHSLTPQNPTRAPQRHILKPQNPVSTPQRHSPTPQNPTRAPQRHILTPQNPVSTPQRHSPTPQKPMSTPQRHSPTPQNPVSTPQRHSLTPQRHSPTPLRLCNQLVL from the exons ATGAGGCGGGGCTTAgctcagaagttgccaactagtattTTCATCAAGATGGAGTGCTTCTACCTATGTATAGGCACCTTGGATAATATGGATGAAgctgtagaaagagaaagag CGTACgagaacacaacaacaacaaaagcaaacaccACAGAGATATATCCTGACACCATAGAAGCCAATGTTTACACCACGAGGCATATCTTAACACTACAGAAGCCAATGTTTACACCACGAGGCATATC AAGCATATCGAGAGATTACAGAAGCCTATGCCTACACCACGAGGCATATGCTAACATCACAAAAAACAATGTTTACGCTACAGAGGCATGTCCTAACACCACAGAAGCCTATGTCTACACCACGAGACATATCCTAACACCACAGAATCCTATGCGAGCACCACAGAGGCATCCCCTAACACCACAGAAGTCTAACACCACAGAATCCTATGCCTACACCACGAGGCATATCCTAAAACCACAGAATCCTGTATCTACACCACAGCGACATTCCCTAACACCACAGAATCCTACACGAGCACCACAGAGGCATATCCTAAAACCACAGAATCCTGTATCTACACCACAGCGACATTCCCCAACACCACAAAATCCTACACGAGCACCACAGAGGCATATCCTAACACCACAAAATCCTGTATCTACACCACAGCGACATTCCCCAACACCACAGAAGCCAATGTCTACACCACAGCGACATTCCCCAACACCACAAAATCCTGTATCTACACCACAGCGACATTCTCTAACACCACAGCGACATTCCCCAACACCACTGCGTCTGTGCAACCAACTTGTATTATAG